Proteins co-encoded in one Campylobacter jejuni genomic window:
- the iamB gene encoding ABC transporter permease, translated as MNTNFKFQNNTLFIFGIWDKTNIYKLKIKDFLALIQSKEVIFDFKDLKAIDTAGVRFFLALENDLKDKNIKITKEGLNSRFQTLFELCEKNYQRLSKTKKSHKNFSEYFIDLGKLSLELLKILRKFINFTGVFFTSLFLCLKNPKNFRFIAFLYHIENSAFKALPIVILTALLVGVVLAYQAAYQLAQFGANIFIVDLMGISATRELAPLIAAIVIAGRSASSYTAQIGVMKITDEIAAMNTMGFRSFEFIIIPRVMALVVAMPLIVAISDAISIIGGMMIAKLNLDISFVEFLRRFREAVDIKHIFIGLAKAPIFGFLIGLIACFRGFEVKNTTQSIGIYTTKSVVNAIFWVIAFDALFSVVLTSAGI; from the coding sequence ATGAATACAAATTTCAAATTTCAAAATAACACTCTTTTCATCTTTGGAATTTGGGATAAAACAAACATTTATAAGTTAAAAATAAAAGATTTTTTAGCTTTGATTCAAAGCAAGGAAGTGATTTTTGATTTTAAAGATCTAAAAGCAATCGATACCGCTGGAGTGAGATTTTTCCTTGCTTTGGAAAACGACCTTAAAGATAAAAATATTAAAATCACCAAAGAAGGCTTAAATTCACGCTTTCAAACCCTTTTTGAACTTTGTGAAAAAAACTACCAAAGACTAAGCAAAACAAAAAAATCACATAAAAATTTCAGTGAATACTTTATCGATCTTGGAAAATTAAGTTTAGAACTTTTAAAAATTTTAAGAAAATTCATCAATTTCACAGGAGTTTTTTTCACAAGTCTTTTTTTATGCCTTAAAAATCCTAAAAATTTTCGCTTTATTGCTTTTTTATATCATATAGAAAATTCTGCTTTTAAAGCTTTGCCTATAGTTATTTTAACCGCTCTTTTAGTAGGAGTGGTTTTAGCCTATCAGGCTGCTTATCAACTCGCACAATTTGGAGCCAATATTTTCATAGTGGATTTGATGGGAATTTCAGCCACTAGAGAACTTGCACCTTTAATCGCTGCCATAGTAATCGCGGGAAGAAGTGCAAGTTCTTATACCGCACAAATTGGAGTGATGAAAATTACTGATGAAATTGCAGCTATGAATACTATGGGTTTTCGTTCTTTTGAATTTATTATTATTCCACGTGTCATGGCTTTGGTAGTGGCCATGCCTTTAATCGTTGCCATTAGCGATGCAATCAGTATTATAGGCGGAATGATGATTGCAAAATTAAATCTTGATATTTCTTTTGTCGAATTTTTAAGACGCTTTAGAGAAGCTGTCGATATAAAACATATCTTTATAGGACTTGCAAAAGCACCTATTTTTGGATTTTTAATAGGACTTATTGCTTGTTTTCGTGGTTTTGAGGTAAAAAACACTACACAAAGCATAGGAATTTATACAACAAAAAGCGTTGTAAATGCTATTTTTTGGGTGATAGCTTTTGATGCTTTATTCTCTGTTGTTTTAACTTCTGCAGGAATTTAA